The proteins below come from a single Pedobacter aquae genomic window:
- the ybeY gene encoding rRNA maturation RNase YbeY encodes MKKLPINFFEEDTTYALKQKNAVRNWINATIEEENHQLRELNFIFCSDHYLLSINKQYLNHDTFTDIITFDHSEEKGIIYGDIFISIDRVKENAKTFKVAVSDELHRVIIHGTLHLLGYPDKKKEEKAKMTEKEDFYLAKRAFIKG; translated from the coding sequence ATGAAAAAACTGCCCATAAATTTTTTTGAAGAAGATACTACCTATGCTCTTAAACAGAAAAATGCAGTTAGAAACTGGATAAACGCTACCATAGAAGAAGAAAATCATCAGTTACGAGAACTCAATTTTATATTTTGTTCTGATCATTATTTGTTAAGCATCAATAAGCAATACTTAAACCATGATACCTTTACAGATATCATCACTTTTGATCATAGCGAGGAAAAGGGAATTATTTATGGTGATATTTTTATCAGTATTGACAGGGTAAAAGAAAATGCCAAAACCTTTAAAGTTGCTGTAAGCGATGAATTGCACAGGGTTATCATACACGGCACACTACACCTTTTGGGTTACCCCGATAAGAAAAAAGAAGAAAAGGCTAAAATGACTGAGAAAGAAGATTTTTATTTGGCTAAGAGAGCATTTATAAAGGGTTAA
- a CDS encoding pirin family protein, with protein MKTIIHKASDRGAKQISWLKSYHSFSFGDYQDPNKMSFGLLRVLNDDYVEPGMGFGMHGHENMEIVSIPLYGSLNHQDSMGNDAVIKTGDVQIMSAGTGIRHAEFNGSKSEAVKFLQIWVFPKQYNIAPRYAQKSFEEADKHNQFLTVVSPDQENEQAVWINQDAWFSLANLDADKELQYDLKGNASGVYIFVLQGQLSVAEHVLDNRDAIGVYDTTSVVVKAHLDTKLLVIEVPMA; from the coding sequence ATGAAAACGATAATACACAAAGCTTCTGATAGAGGAGCGAAACAAATTAGCTGGTTAAAAAGCTACCATTCTTTCAGTTTTGGCGATTATCAAGACCCAAATAAAATGAGTTTTGGCTTGTTGAGGGTTTTAAATGATGATTATGTAGAGCCAGGAATGGGTTTTGGCATGCATGGCCATGAAAATATGGAGATTGTAAGTATTCCGCTTTATGGTTCCTTAAACCATCAAGATAGTATGGGTAACGATGCTGTAATAAAAACGGGCGATGTACAAATTATGAGTGCCGGAACAGGTATCAGGCATGCAGAATTTAATGGAAGTAAATCTGAAGCAGTAAAATTTTTACAGATTTGGGTTTTTCCTAAGCAATACAACATAGCGCCTAGGTATGCGCAAAAGTCATTTGAGGAAGCAGATAAACATAATCAGTTTTTAACAGTTGTTTCTCCTGACCAAGAAAACGAGCAAGCTGTTTGGATTAACCAAGATGCCTGGTTCTCTTTAGCTAATTTAGACGCTGATAAAGAGCTTCAGTATGATTTAAAAGGGAATGCTAGCGGAGTATATATTTTTGTATTACAGGGTCAGTTAAGCGTGGCAGAACATGTTTTAGATAACAGAGATGCTATTGGTGTTTACGATACAACATCAGTAGTTGTAAAAGCTCATTTAGACACCAAGCTTTTGGTGATTGAGGTTCCAATGGCTTAA
- a CDS encoding NAD(P)H-binding protein: MAKKAIIIGASGLIGSELLSVLLHEPAYTEVITLVRKSLNTYHPKLKEIITDFSNLSEIKEHIKADVIFSCIGTTRAKTPDLSNYRKIDHDIPIEIGKIAVENQVKQYHLVSALGANAQSSNFYSKIKGETEDDLKALNIPAIHIYQPSLLRGERKEKRVGEKIALVLMQAIDPLLVGSLKKYRSIKTSVIALAMYQQSLKEDQGIFTYPSDIIKEIV; the protein is encoded by the coding sequence ATGGCTAAAAAAGCAATTATAATTGGTGCAAGCGGACTTATTGGCAGTGAATTACTGTCGGTATTATTACATGAGCCTGCTTATACTGAAGTTATTACGCTGGTAAGAAAGTCTTTAAATACCTATCATCCAAAACTTAAAGAAATAATTACAGATTTTTCTAACCTTTCGGAGATCAAAGAACACATCAAAGCAGATGTTATTTTTTCTTGTATAGGAACTACCAGAGCTAAAACACCAGATTTATCGAACTATAGAAAAATTGATCACGATATCCCTATTGAAATAGGGAAAATTGCTGTAGAAAATCAGGTTAAACAATATCATTTGGTTTCTGCATTGGGTGCTAATGCTCAATCATCAAATTTTTATAGTAAAATTAAAGGCGAAACAGAAGATGATCTAAAAGCGCTAAACATCCCTGCTATACATATTTACCAACCATCCCTTTTGAGAGGGGAAAGAAAAGAAAAACGTGTTGGAGAAAAAATAGCTTTAGTATTGATGCAAGCCATAGACCCGCTGTTAGTAGGCTCTTTAAAAAAATATAGAAGTATTAAAACATCGGTTATTGCGTTAGCCATGTATCAACAATCATTAAAAGAAGATCAGGGAATTTTTACCTATCCATCAGATATCATAAAAGAAATAGTGTGA
- a CDS encoding ABC transporter ATP-binding protein, whose product MSIVSAEQLGHAFNDYWLFRNLTFGIQQGQRVALVGINGAGKSTLLKLLAERILPSEGKVVKAKDIRFGYLEQDPKFSADASISDFIFSLDNRQQQIIREYEELLEEENPDLDKINELTEELSNLDAWEYEHQIKTILGRLGIHDLHQKISNLSGGQKKRLSLAKLLIDEPDVYVLDEPTNHLDIDTIEWLESFLNTGGKTILMVTHDRYFLDNVCNEIIELDNGQVFSYKGKYAYYLEKKSEKDASDQATLAKNRNLLKKELEWMRRQPQARATKSKARIDAFYDLEERSRGNGAKEQVKLEVKVSRQGNQILEIEHIYKTFNHVAIIEDFSYTFKKGDKIGLTGKNGTGKSTFLNLITGELKEDAGTIKKGETTVFGYYHQSGLSFQEDERVIDVVKNIAEYITLADGSVITASQLLTLFLFPPKKQHGFVSLLSGGEKKRLHLMKVLIKNPNFLILDEPTNDLDIDTLNVLEEFLENYPGVLILVSHDRYLVDKLTEQLFILEGNGKIRIYNGNYSSYREEQEMLKQIEKEQAKKQQTKIESPAPAKEKAKLSFKEKQELENLNKEIEALENNIKNLTDSLNSISNPDEIIKTSHLIEEKQRELDNKSMRWLELSELA is encoded by the coding sequence GTGAGTATAGTATCAGCAGAACAATTAGGCCATGCCTTTAACGATTATTGGCTTTTCAGAAATTTAACTTTTGGCATACAGCAAGGACAAAGAGTAGCTTTAGTAGGTATTAATGGAGCCGGAAAATCTACCCTATTGAAATTGCTAGCAGAAAGAATATTACCTAGCGAAGGAAAAGTAGTAAAGGCAAAAGATATCAGATTTGGTTATTTAGAACAAGATCCTAAATTTAGTGCGGACGCTAGCATCAGCGATTTTATTTTTAGTTTAGATAACAGGCAGCAACAAATCATTAGAGAGTATGAAGAACTCTTGGAAGAAGAAAACCCAGACTTAGACAAAATAAACGAACTTACAGAAGAGCTCAGTAACCTTGATGCTTGGGAATATGAACATCAAATCAAAACCATTTTAGGAAGATTAGGTATTCATGATTTACATCAGAAAATATCTAACCTTTCTGGTGGACAAAAAAAGAGGTTAAGTTTAGCTAAGCTCTTGATAGATGAGCCAGATGTATACGTATTAGACGAGCCAACCAACCATTTAGATATTGATACCATAGAGTGGTTAGAGAGTTTCTTGAATACTGGTGGTAAAACTATTTTAATGGTTACCCACGATCGTTATTTTTTAGATAACGTTTGTAATGAAATTATTGAGCTAGACAATGGTCAGGTTTTTTCTTATAAAGGTAAATACGCTTATTATTTAGAAAAGAAATCGGAAAAAGATGCTTCTGACCAAGCTACTTTAGCGAAGAACAGAAACCTCTTGAAAAAAGAGTTAGAATGGATGAGAAGGCAGCCACAAGCAAGGGCTACAAAATCTAAAGCTAGAATAGATGCTTTTTATGATTTAGAAGAGCGCTCTAGAGGAAACGGCGCTAAAGAGCAAGTTAAGTTAGAAGTTAAAGTAAGCAGACAAGGAAATCAGATTCTGGAGATAGAACATATTTATAAAACATTTAACCATGTAGCTATTATTGAAGATTTTTCTTACACCTTTAAAAAGGGAGATAAAATTGGCTTAACGGGAAAGAATGGAACGGGAAAATCTACTTTCTTAAATTTGATTACCGGAGAGCTAAAAGAGGATGCTGGAACCATTAAAAAAGGCGAGACCACAGTTTTTGGGTATTACCATCAATCGGGTTTAAGCTTTCAGGAAGATGAACGTGTTATTGATGTTGTTAAGAATATTGCCGAATATATAACCTTGGCAGATGGCAGTGTGATAACAGCTTCTCAATTGCTTACACTTTTCTTATTCCCACCAAAAAAACAACATGGCTTTGTAAGCTTATTAAGTGGAGGCGAAAAGAAAAGATTACACCTCATGAAAGTATTAATTAAAAACCCAAACTTTTTAATACTGGATGAGCCCACTAATGATCTTGATATTGATACTTTAAACGTTTTAGAGGAGTTCTTAGAAAACTATCCGGGTGTTTTAATTTTAGTTTCACACGATAGATATTTGGTAGATAAATTAACCGAACAGCTTTTTATATTAGAAGGTAACGGCAAAATCAGAATCTACAACGGCAATTATTCTTCGTATAGAGAAGAACAGGAAATGCTTAAACAAATAGAAAAAGAGCAAGCCAAAAAACAACAAACAAAAATAGAGAGTCCTGCTCCTGCTAAAGAAAAAGCAAAGCTTTCTTTTAAAGAGAAGCAAGAACTGGAAAACTTAAATAAAGAAATAGAAGCTTTAGAAAACAACATCAAGAATTTAACAGATAGCTTAAATAGCATCTCTAATCCTGATGAGATTATTAAAACTTCACATTTAATCGAGGAAAAGCAAAGAGAGTTAGATAATAAATCTATGCGCTGGCTAGAATTATCTGAGCTAGCATAA
- the mnmG gene encoding tRNA uridine-5-carboxymethylaminomethyl(34) synthesis enzyme MnmG, which yields MFEKYDVIVVGAGHAGCEAATAAANLGSKTLLITMNMGTIAQMSCNPAMGGVAKGQIVREIDAMGGKSGIIADKSTIQFRMLNRSKGPAMWSPRTQNDRMRFAEEWRLTLEGTPNLDLWQDMASGIIVKDNKVCGVKTSLGIEIMAEAVVLTNGTFLNGVIHIGEKKMGGGRTGEKSATGITEQLVEMGFEAGRMKTGTPPRVDGRSLDYTKMEEQWGDEERGKFSFTDTPTPTEQRCCWITYTNSEVHETLKLGFEKSPMFTGRIKGLGPRYCPSIEDKINRFAERERHQIFVEPEGWNTVEIYVNGFSTSLPEDIQHKALRLIPGFENAKMFRPGYAIEYDFFPPTQLSLTLETKLIKNLFFAGQINGTTGYEEAAAQGFVAGINAHQKVHDKHELILKRSESYIGVLIDDLVTKGTEEPYRMFTSRAEHRLLLRQDNADERLSPIGYELGLISEDRLNLVKEKIKNAQDIIALAKEIKIDKEIANPILEELGTSSISQSYKLHNLLGRPQLEMKDLRRMSKHFDEALNKYNKETIEQAEIKIKYESYFDKEMEIVEKMKKMEDREINPDFNYHSLNSISKEAREKLMKIKPRTLGQASRISGVSPSDVSVLMVHMNK from the coding sequence ATGTTTGAAAAATACGATGTAATTGTAGTTGGTGCGGGACACGCAGGATGCGAAGCGGCAACAGCGGCAGCAAACTTAGGGTCAAAAACACTGCTTATAACCATGAATATGGGCACTATAGCCCAAATGAGTTGTAATCCCGCTATGGGTGGTGTAGCCAAAGGGCAAATAGTAAGAGAAATAGATGCTATGGGTGGTAAATCGGGTATTATAGCTGATAAATCTACCATACAATTTAGAATGCTTAACCGCTCTAAAGGTCCCGCAATGTGGTCTCCGCGTACGCAGAATGATAGAATGCGCTTTGCAGAAGAATGGAGGTTAACCTTAGAGGGCACACCAAATTTAGATCTTTGGCAAGACATGGCAAGCGGCATTATTGTAAAAGATAATAAGGTCTGTGGTGTTAAAACATCCTTAGGAATTGAGATCATGGCAGAAGCTGTAGTCTTAACCAACGGAACTTTTTTAAACGGGGTTATCCATATTGGCGAGAAAAAAATGGGAGGCGGCAGAACAGGAGAAAAATCTGCAACTGGCATTACAGAACAATTGGTAGAAATGGGTTTTGAAGCTGGAAGAATGAAGACAGGAACACCGCCGCGGGTTGATGGTAGGTCATTAGATTATACTAAAATGGAAGAACAATGGGGTGATGAAGAAAGAGGAAAATTCTCTTTTACAGATACTCCTACTCCTACCGAACAAAGATGTTGCTGGATAACTTATACCAATAGCGAAGTACACGAAACTTTAAAACTAGGTTTTGAAAAATCACCTATGTTTACTGGAAGAATTAAAGGTTTAGGACCTAGATATTGCCCTTCCATTGAGGATAAAATTAACCGCTTTGCCGAAAGAGAAAGACATCAAATTTTTGTAGAGCCAGAAGGCTGGAACACTGTAGAAATCTATGTAAATGGTTTCTCTACATCTTTACCAGAAGACATTCAGCACAAAGCATTAAGATTAATACCTGGCTTTGAAAACGCCAAAATGTTTAGACCCGGGTATGCCATAGAATATGACTTCTTCCCTCCTACACAACTAAGTTTAACCTTAGAAACTAAATTGATAAAAAATCTATTCTTTGCTGGGCAAATAAACGGAACTACAGGATACGAAGAAGCGGCAGCACAAGGTTTTGTTGCAGGAATAAACGCACACCAAAAAGTACATGATAAACATGAATTGATACTGAAAAGATCAGAATCATACATAGGCGTTTTAATTGATGATTTGGTTACTAAAGGAACCGAAGAACCTTATAGAATGTTTACTTCCAGAGCAGAACATAGGCTACTTCTAAGACAAGATAATGCCGACGAAAGACTCTCTCCTATTGGTTACGAATTAGGCTTGATAAGTGAAGACCGTTTAAACCTAGTGAAAGAGAAAATTAAAAATGCTCAAGATATTATAGCCCTCGCAAAAGAAATTAAAATAGATAAAGAAATTGCTAACCCAATATTAGAAGAATTAGGAACAAGCAGTATCAGTCAAAGCTATAAACTACACAATCTACTTGGCAGGCCTCAGTTAGAAATGAAAGACCTTAGAAGAATGAGTAAGCATTTTGACGAGGCTTTAAATAAGTACAATAAAGAAACTATTGAGCAAGCCGAAATAAAAATCAAATACGAAAGTTATTTTGATAAAGAAATGGAGATTGTAGAGAAAATGAAAAAAATGGAAGACAGAGAAATTAATCCTGACTTTAATTATCACTCCTTAAATTCTATATCAAAAGAGGCAAGAGAAAAATTAATGAAGATAAAACCAAGAACTTTAGGTCAAGCTTCAAGAATTTCAGGAGTTTCACCATCTGACGTTTCGGTATTAATGGTTCACATGAATAAGTAA
- a CDS encoding Ig-like domain-containing protein translates to MILLIQACASMQTPQGGPKDEQAPKVLKETPKNLSTNFINKKILIEFDEYFKLNNEFTEIAISPAQENPPVFKIKQKSLEIELKDTLEANTTYTINFGNAITDVNESNKLLNYSYVFSTGPQIDSLQISGKVLNSDDNLPFKGATVFIFPIERDTLFGKKRPAIFTTTDSSGVFAIKNLKEATYKIYALKEESGDRIYNSPKEEIAFLGNPLTLNKDTANIVLKLFKEVPEKFRVLDKKIESDGRITLIFNKAIKKPSIRFLDNTIKNPIISYSKNADTTLIWLREITFDSLKLAVSENNKVLDTIKLTRNKKDNYTRTIKFENNLISGKIKPGTSLELSSNLPLASINKSLVQVLVDSVAQTNFSFDIIDANNRVVRVNYPWRIKKRYSLVFKENAITDIYGTKNKEISLDIELDEIENYGNLTLNVDRADTSKNYIVQLLNEKKQVLKETPLNANSLLSYNTISNGKYYVKVVEDLNKNELYDTGNVKNNIQPEKVWLYDKELIIRPNWDREEKITIPKEFP, encoded by the coding sequence ATGATTTTACTTATCCAAGCTTGTGCAAGTATGCAAACACCACAAGGCGGACCAAAAGATGAGCAAGCACCAAAGGTTTTAAAAGAAACACCAAAAAATTTATCAACCAACTTTATCAATAAAAAAATACTGATTGAATTTGATGAATATTTTAAACTAAATAATGAGTTTACGGAAATTGCGATTTCGCCAGCACAAGAAAACCCTCCTGTTTTTAAAATAAAACAAAAAAGTTTAGAGATAGAACTGAAAGATACTTTAGAAGCTAATACTACTTACACGATAAACTTTGGTAATGCTATTACAGATGTAAACGAAAGTAATAAACTTCTAAATTACAGTTACGTATTTTCTACAGGCCCACAAATAGATTCTTTACAAATTTCTGGTAAGGTTTTAAATTCAGATGATAACTTGCCATTTAAAGGAGCTACAGTTTTTATTTTTCCCATAGAGCGAGATACCTTATTTGGTAAAAAAAGACCTGCTATTTTTACAACTACAGATTCATCTGGCGTATTTGCTATCAAAAACTTAAAAGAAGCAACTTATAAAATATATGCACTTAAAGAAGAATCTGGAGATAGGATTTACAACTCGCCTAAAGAAGAAATAGCATTTTTAGGTAATCCCTTAACACTCAATAAAGATACGGCTAACATCGTCTTAAAACTGTTTAAAGAAGTACCAGAGAAATTTAGGGTATTAGATAAAAAAATAGAATCTGATGGAAGAATAACCCTTATTTTTAATAAAGCTATTAAAAAGCCATCTATCAGATTTTTAGATAATACGATTAAAAATCCCATCATATCATATTCAAAAAACGCCGATACAACTTTAATCTGGTTAAGAGAAATAACTTTTGATTCGCTTAAACTAGCCGTAAGTGAAAACAATAAAGTTCTGGACACCATTAAGTTAACCAGAAACAAAAAAGATAATTATACCAGAACAATAAAGTTTGAAAATAACCTGATATCAGGAAAAATTAAACCTGGTACATCTTTAGAACTTAGCTCTAACCTGCCTTTAGCTAGTATTAATAAATCTTTAGTACAAGTACTGGTTGACTCTGTGGCACAAACCAATTTTAGCTTTGATATCATTGATGCTAATAATAGGGTTGTACGAGTTAATTATCCTTGGCGGATAAAGAAAAGATATAGTCTGGTATTTAAAGAAAATGCAATTACAGATATTTACGGAACAAAAAATAAAGAAATAAGCCTTGATATTGAGTTGGATGAAATAGAAAATTACGGCAACTTAACGCTTAACGTAGACAGAGCAGATACAAGTAAAAATTATATTGTTCAGTTATTAAACGAGAAAAAACAAGTTTTAAAAGAGACACCCCTTAATGCTAATTCTCTATTAAGTTATAACACCATTAGCAACGGCAAATATTATGTTAAGGTGGTAGAAGACCTCAATAAAAACGAGCTCTATGATACTGGAAATGTTAAAAATAACATCCAACCAGAAAAAGTATGGCTTTATGATAAAGAATTGATTATCAGACCTAATTGGGACAGAGAAGAGAAAATAACAATTCCTAAAGAGTTTCCTTAA
- a CDS encoding gamma carbonic anhydrase family protein, whose translation MEPLILPVLGKLPKWGNDCFIAPNATIVGDVKMGNNCSVWFNAVIRGDVNSITIGHDTNIQDGAVIHATYLKASTTIGNQVSIGHNALVHGCTLKDKVLVGMGAIVMDNAVVEEYVIIAAGAVVLENMLCESGYLYAGMPAKKIKPLTDKQRALLDKLPNNYILYSSWFKETL comes from the coding sequence ATGGAACCATTGATATTGCCAGTTTTAGGAAAATTACCCAAATGGGGTAACGATTGTTTTATTGCACCAAATGCTACCATCGTTGGAGATGTTAAAATGGGTAATAATTGCTCAGTTTGGTTTAATGCAGTTATACGTGGCGATGTGAACAGCATCACCATTGGTCATGATACCAATATTCAAGATGGTGCTGTAATTCATGCAACTTATTTAAAAGCATCTACTACTATTGGTAATCAAGTTTCTATTGGGCATAATGCTTTGGTACATGGTTGTACTTTAAAAGACAAAGTCTTGGTAGGTATGGGCGCTATAGTTATGGATAATGCTGTGGTTGAAGAGTATGTAATTATTGCGGCCGGAGCTGTGGTTTTAGAGAATATGCTGTGTGAATCTGGTTATTTATATGCCGGAATGCCAGCTAAAAAAATAAAGCCCTTAACAGATAAGCAAAGGGCTTTATTAGATAAATTACCAAATAATTATATTTTGTACTCTAGTTGGTTTAAGGAAACTCTTTAG
- the nadB gene encoding L-aspartate oxidase, giving the protein MRNVDFLVIGSGIAGLSFALKAAKHGKVLIVTKSNEDESNTKYAQGGVAVVVDNKEDSFEKHINDTLIAGDGLCDKNIVEIVVTEGPDRISEIIEYGAKFDKDKTGFYDLAKEGGHSEHRVLHYKDITGFEIERSLLEEIHQNPNIEILTHYFAVDLITQHHTGEFVNRHSDNIECYGIYALNTADNTIEKITSKITVLAAGGAGHIYSSTTNPTIATGDGIAMAYRAKAKVRNMEFIQFHPTALYNPGEYPSFLISEAVRGFGGVLKRRNGDEFMYEYDERGSLAPRDIVARAIDAEMKKSGDDFVYLDIRHRKKEDLLSHFPNIYAKCLSIGIDMTKDMIPVTPACHYMCGGVLVDEFGRSSIKGLYACGEVTSTGLHGANRLASNSLLEALVYSHRIYLDAKDRLNEFNVPTHIPDWNDQNTQLSNEDILVTHNIREMQKMMSDYVGIVRSDFRLERAMRRLRLLYEETEEFYKRTKLSVKLCELRNLIQVSYIVIKSATERKESRGLHYTTDYPQHAKELKDTVL; this is encoded by the coding sequence ATGAGAAATGTTGATTTCCTGGTTATAGGATCTGGTATTGCTGGTTTAAGTTTTGCCCTTAAGGCTGCAAAGCATGGTAAAGTTCTGATAGTTACAAAATCTAATGAAGACGAATCTAACACGAAGTATGCACAAGGTGGTGTTGCTGTAGTTGTGGATAATAAAGAAGATTCTTTTGAAAAACATATTAATGATACCTTAATTGCTGGTGATGGTTTGTGCGATAAGAACATTGTAGAGATTGTTGTTACTGAAGGTCCAGATAGAATTTCTGAAATTATTGAATACGGAGCTAAGTTTGATAAAGATAAAACAGGATTTTATGATTTAGCTAAAGAAGGTGGGCATTCAGAACATCGTGTATTACATTATAAGGATATTACAGGTTTCGAAATAGAACGTTCTTTATTAGAAGAAATACATCAAAACCCTAATATAGAAATACTTACGCATTATTTTGCGGTCGATTTAATTACCCAACATCATACAGGTGAGTTTGTTAACAGACATTCTGATAATATTGAATGTTACGGAATTTATGCTCTAAATACTGCCGATAATACTATAGAAAAAATTACATCAAAAATTACGGTATTAGCTGCTGGCGGTGCTGGCCATATTTATAGTTCTACCACAAACCCAACCATAGCAACTGGTGATGGTATTGCTATGGCTTACAGGGCTAAGGCTAAAGTTAGAAATATGGAGTTCATACAATTTCATCCTACTGCATTGTATAATCCTGGCGAGTATCCTTCTTTTTTAATTTCAGAGGCTGTAAGAGGTTTTGGAGGTGTTTTAAAAAGAAGAAATGGGGATGAATTTATGTATGAATATGATGAGCGTGGTTCTTTAGCTCCTCGGGATATTGTAGCAAGAGCTATTGATGCAGAGATGAAAAAGTCTGGTGATGATTTTGTTTATTTGGATATCAGACATCGTAAAAAAGAAGATTTACTTTCTCATTTTCCAAATATCTACGCTAAGTGTTTATCTATTGGGATAGATATGACAAAAGATATGATACCTGTTACGCCCGCTTGCCATTATATGTGTGGTGGTGTTTTAGTTGATGAATTTGGACGCTCATCTATTAAAGGTTTATATGCTTGTGGCGAGGTTACTTCTACTGGTTTGCATGGTGCTAATCGTTTGGCTTCTAACTCTTTATTGGAGGCATTGGTTTATTCTCATAGGATTTATTTAGATGCTAAGGATAGGTTAAATGAGTTTAATGTTCCTACTCATATTCCAGATTGGAATGATCAAAACACACAACTTTCTAATGAAGATATTTTGGTAACCCATAATATCCGCGAGATGCAGAAGATGATGAGCGACTATGTGGGTATTGTTCGTTCTGATTTTAGATTAGAAAGAGCCATGAGAAGGTTGCGACTTTTATATGAAGAAACGGAAGAGTTTTATAAGAGAACTAAACTTTCTGTTAAATTGTGCGAATTAAGAAATTTAATACAAGTTTCCTACATTGTCATAAAGTCAGCTACAGAGCGTAAAGAAAGTAGAGGATTACATTATACAACAGATTATCCTCAGCATGCAAAAGAACTAAAAGATACCGTATTATAA
- the nadA gene encoding quinolinate synthase NadA: MNVLEEINIKGFVDEYIDPTLDLFAEIERLKKEKNAVILAHYYQDADIQDIADYIGDSLGLSQEAAKTDAAIIVFAGVHFMAETAKILSPNKKVLLPDSKAGCSLSDSCPPHLFKKFKEKYPDHLVITYVNCTAELKALSDIVCTSSNAVQIVESLPKDQKIIFGPDKNLGAYVMKKTGRDMVLWNGACMVHEIFAHEKITKLKERHPQAKFIAHPECEDHILAMADYIGSTTGLLNYTIKNEAKEFIVATESGIIHQMAKANPDKTFIPAPPNNTCACNDCPHMKRNTLEKLYLCLKNELPEVDVPREIIERARLPIERMLDISAKLGL; encoded by the coding sequence ATGAACGTACTAGAAGAGATTAACATAAAAGGTTTTGTTGATGAGTATATTGACCCAACCTTAGACTTATTCGCAGAAATAGAGCGATTAAAAAAAGAAAAAAATGCAGTAATTCTTGCACATTACTATCAAGATGCTGATATACAAGATATTGCAGATTATATTGGTGATAGTTTAGGCTTATCTCAAGAAGCTGCTAAAACAGATGCTGCCATTATTGTTTTTGCTGGTGTACATTTTATGGCAGAAACAGCCAAAATATTATCGCCAAATAAAAAAGTATTATTACCAGACAGTAAAGCAGGTTGTTCTTTATCTGATAGCTGTCCGCCGCACTTATTTAAGAAATTTAAAGAGAAATATCCAGACCATTTAGTTATTACTTATGTAAACTGTACGGCAGAATTAAAAGCTTTAAGTGATATTGTTTGTACATCTAGCAATGCAGTACAAATTGTAGAAAGCTTACCAAAAGATCAGAAAATCATTTTCGGGCCTGATAAAAATTTGGGTGCTTACGTGATGAAGAAAACAGGTAGAGATATGGTTTTATGGAATGGTGCTTGTATGGTTCATGAGATTTTTGCTCATGAAAAAATTACCAAATTAAAGGAGCGCCATCCGCAAGCTAAATTTATTGCACACCCAGAATGTGAAGATCATATTTTAGCTATGGCCGATTATATTGGCTCTACTACTGGTTTATTAAATTATACCATTAAGAATGAAGCAAAAGAGTTTATTGTAGCTACAGAATCAGGAATTATCCATCAAATGGCTAAAGCAAATCCTGATAAAACTTTTATTCCGGCACCACCAAACAATACTTGTGCTTGTAATGATTGTCCGCATATGAAGCGTAATACTTTAGAAAAACTGTATTTATGTTTAAAAAACGAATTACCTGAAGTAGATGTTCCACGTGAAATTATAGAAAGAGCAAGACTGCCCATTGAAAGAATGCTAGATATATCAGCCAAATTAGGTCTTTAA